In Polyangiaceae bacterium, the genomic window AGTCGTGTCAGCCGTGATGTCCCCCCCCGGAGTGCGACCCTCCATAGCGGTGATGCTGGTCACGCTGGGCGCAGCCGGCTGCGGCTCGAGCTCGAAGGATGGCGGAGGCCCAGGCGGGCCGAACATCGGCTGCGACGACCCCGAGGCGCGGGTCACGGCGACGCCAACCATCACGCCCGCCTCGGCGCCCGAGGGCAAAGTCACGAAGCTCGACTTCGTCATCCCCCTGACGCGCGTCACCAACCGGGTGATCGCGTAGTCATGGCACGCTGCCCGCTGGTACGACCCACTCGGTGGGCTGGCCGGTGACCCGCCCTATCAAGTCGAAGTCCTTGTCGTAGTGGAGCACCGTTAGCTGGTGCCGCTCTGCGACGGCAGCGATGAGCAGGTCCGGAATGCTGGCAGCGCGGTGGTGCCCTGCCCGCGCCATGCCCTCGAGAACGTCGATCGCTCGGTCGAAGTCCATCTGCTCGATGTCGACGGAGGGCAGCGCACGCCGGACGCTGCGGGTGGCGACGAGATCCGCATGGGACTTGGCGCTGAACAGGATCTCCAGCTCGATCACCGAGCAAGTCGCCACGTCGCCGCCCACCAGGAGGGGCGCGAGACGAGCGGCTACCGTCGGCCGGGCCAGCCGCGCGAGGGCGCTCTTGTCCGCGAGAAACGTCAGCGCCACGCGCGGGCCATGACCTTGGGGTCGTCGAGCTCGAGACCATCCATCGTTCGCAGCTGCTCCACGGCCTTGCGTCGCGCCTCGTAGGCAATCACCTCGTCCAGGGCGCGTTCAATCGTGTCCTTGATGCCCTTGGTTCCCAGGAGCTTCCGCGC contains:
- a CDS encoding PIN domain nuclease, translating into MALTFLADKSALARLARPTVAARLAPLLVGGDVATCSVIELEILFSAKSHADLVATRSVRRALPSVDIEQMDFDRAIDVLEGMARAGHHRAASIPDLLIAAVAERHQLTVLHYDKDFDLIGRVTGQPTEWVVPAGSVP
- a CDS encoding type II toxin-antitoxin system VapB family antitoxin, translating into MHRTTLVIDPRKLSKARKLLGTKGIKDTIERALDEVIAYEARRKAVEQLRTMDGLELDDPKVMARAWR